The nucleotide window CGCGGATTCCAACTTCTAAGGAATCATTTTTGTGCTGGGTTGAGGTGGTCAAGCGGCGAAGTGTAGTTTGAGGTTGTTGGGAGAAAGGAAGTGTAGGGTTTTGCGTGGGCGTTGGTTGAGTTGGGCTTCGATGTGGGCGAGCCTAGGCTCGCCCACATCGAGGAAGTTTGTGCCCTTGGGGAAGTATTGTCGGACGAGTCCGTTGAAGTTCTCGACGCCGCCTTTTTCCCATGAGTGGTAGGGCTTGCAAAAGAATCCGGCTGCGCCGAGGGCCTCACTGACGCGCCGGTGTCCGGCGAACTCCAGCCCGTTGTCATAGGTGATGGTGTGCACGCGGTAGCCTTGCAGGACGCCGATAATGGCCTCAGCGGTCTCGTTGGCATCTTTGCTTTGCAGCAGCGCCAGCCGCCCATAGCGGCTCTTGCGCTCGTAAAGACTCAGCAGGTAGCCTCCACCCCGGCAACCGGCGATGAGGTCCGCCTCCCAGTCGCCGTAACGCTCGCGCCGCTGCACGATCGCAGGCCGCAGCTCAATGTCCACGCGGGCCGGGAGCTTGTGGCGGCTGGCTTTGTTCTTGTGCCGGTAGCGGCGTTTGCCGTTGATGCGCAGGTGCCGGTAAAGCGTGCCCCCGCGATCACGGTCAGCCTGGATAAACGTGTAGATGCTCGTACGCGAAGGCGCCGGACGCCCCTGCCGCCGCAGAGCTCCGCTGATCTGCTCGGGGCTGTGCTTGCACTCAATCCGCTCCCGCACGAGGGCCTCCAACTCTCCCTCGATCACGCGGTGACGACGACGCTTGCACTGCTGACGCCCAAGCGCCTTGGCATGCGCTTGTCCAGGACGATACCCGCGCAGCCCCCGATTACGACTCAGCTCCTTGCTGATGCTCGATTGAGAAAACCCCAGAAAATGGGCGATCTCGCGCTGACTCTTTCCGGCTTTACGCATGCGATAAATAATGGGACGATCCTCCACGCGGAGGCGACGGTAGCTTCTTGTTGACATGTTGGTTCTCGCAAACCGCCATGCTTAAGCACCCTCTCGCGCTCTCCCCAAAAAACTTTTGAGACGGAACTTCGTTCCTTCGCAAGAACGTGGCCTAGGCTATTCCTTAAAGGTTCCGCCGGCGGCGGAGAGCTGGTCGGCTTCGGGCTGGTCCATGAGGGTGACGTGGGATTCGCAGTAGCCGCGCCCGTCACGGTAGTAGAACTGGTCGTCGGGCTTGGTCTTGTCCGTCGCACCGCAGATGCAGCACAGGTGGAAGGGCTTCTCGGCCTCGACGCGCTGCTTTTGCTCATAGACCTGGCGGCGTTTGGCCGCCTTGCCCCGGCGCAGGATTTCGCCGCCGAAGAAGAGGAAGAAGTTCGCCGTGGCCGCAAGCACCATCAGGCGGTTGGAGGCGGTGCCCCCGATGAACTCAAACGCGTAGAGCGCCCAGGTCAGCGCCGCCAGCCACTTGACCTTCACCGGCAGGACAAAAAAGAGCAGGAACTCGAAGTTCGGAAACAGGTAAGCG belongs to Ruficoccus amylovorans and includes:
- a CDS encoding IS30 family transposase, giving the protein MSTRSYRRLRVEDRPIIYRMRKAGKSQREIAHFLGFSQSSISKELSRNRGLRGYRPGQAHAKALGRQQCKRRRHRVIEGELEALVRERIECKHSPEQISGALRRQGRPAPSRTSIYTFIQADRDRGGTLYRHLRINGKRRYRHKNKASRHKLPARVDIELRPAIVQRRERYGDWEADLIAGCRGGGYLLSLYERKSRYGRLALLQSKDANETAEAIIGVLQGYRVHTITYDNGLEFAGHRRVSEALGAAGFFCKPYHSWEKGGVENFNGLVRQYFPKGTNFLDVGEPRLAHIEAQLNQRPRKTLHFLSPNNLKLHFAA